A single genomic interval of uncultured Desulfobulbus sp. harbors:
- a CDS encoding response regulator, with product MKTWFAHLPIRYKLHLIVLLACTIALFLVMVGSFTGQWFMVRQQNADEVRTLGRVIAGNCSAGVAFEDRTALRGIVRTLAAKPNVIVARVYAVQGTLLAGYENPQLLHKHQDVDSLKALSFDGFRYRRQAAELLEPITLEKETIGYLYLMVSMEEVDRNLLWLGLLMIGMLLCGLAIATLFSRQLLRGIIGSISQLSEIMQHIRKNRDYTVRSPLTSKDELGLLSDGFNAMIGQIQERDAYLEEQVEERTHDLLAAKEAAEAANQAKSLFLANMSHEIRTPMNAIIGMTRLALDQQTDPSQRKLLQTVKNSADSLLGILNDILDFSKIEAGQFLLTKKSFLLRQVLETVLSTMHVPAVEKGLKIELVEEKNLPKVLVGDDLRLRQIFFNLVGNAVKFTDQGTITIRLEELTSEATPGWCMLHASVTDTGIGIEPEKQEKIFNTFEQADGSYVRKYGGTGLGLTISRQLAEMMGGNMWVESVPGEGSTFHFTLKMELGEEGQLEEELADIAGKVQRIVGLRILVVDDNEVNRDLARMVLERDHKVEVADNGLGALHKLAAGLGVDVVLMDVQMPVMDGLTATQIIRAMEQGETSVVSLDENLEAGLRERLNGGHLPIIAMTAHAMGGDQDMCLKAGMDEYVTKPFNPEQLLAALMSLKDLKAGTWCLLAEQPPGQSPVEAVQEGEEPATVGQVRSYLHASAHFSLEQVERLLTTSRKSVTKLLQTSQDALAHGDFQELGLAAHTIKGTLLQCGLSGWAKRAQHLFELAKQEANEAASVELAYLQEGIGNLVIAAEGEQENAAAKASEDVQPRREARARILVMEDEEVIREVVCGMFQYLGCVCDLAVNGQEGVELYAESVGEGHPYDLVMTDLQVSDGMGGLDMAQHILELDPQARLFVSSADAQDRVMREYREYGFLGKVKKPYSVQNLAAMLEDLLDKPQ from the coding sequence ATGAAAACCTGGTTTGCGCATCTTCCCATACGCTATAAGCTGCATCTGATTGTGCTGCTGGCCTGCACCATTGCGCTCTTTTTGGTGATGGTCGGCTCGTTTACCGGCCAATGGTTCATGGTTCGCCAGCAGAACGCGGATGAGGTCCGGACCCTGGGGCGCGTCATTGCCGGAAACTGCAGTGCAGGCGTCGCTTTTGAGGATCGGACCGCCCTGCGCGGTATCGTCCGCACCCTGGCTGCCAAACCCAATGTGATCGTGGCGCGGGTGTATGCGGTTCAGGGGACGTTGTTGGCCGGTTATGAAAATCCGCAGTTGCTGCATAAACACCAGGATGTCGACAGTCTCAAGGCACTCTCCTTTGATGGCTTTCGCTACAGGCGACAGGCGGCCGAGCTGCTCGAGCCGATAACCCTTGAGAAAGAGACCATCGGCTATCTCTACCTCATGGTGAGCATGGAGGAGGTCGACCGCAATCTTCTCTGGCTGGGCCTGCTGATGATCGGCATGCTGTTGTGCGGGCTTGCCATCGCCACGCTCTTTTCCCGGCAGCTGCTGCGGGGCATTATCGGCTCGATAAGCCAGCTCTCCGAGATCATGCAGCATATTCGGAAAAATCGCGATTACACGGTGCGCTCCCCCCTGACCAGCAAGGATGAACTGGGACTGCTCTCCGATGGCTTTAACGCCATGATCGGCCAGATTCAGGAGCGGGATGCCTATCTGGAGGAGCAGGTCGAAGAGCGAACCCACGACCTCCTGGCCGCCAAGGAGGCTGCCGAGGCAGCCAACCAGGCCAAGAGTCTGTTCTTGGCCAACATGAGCCACGAGATTCGCACCCCGATGAATGCGATCATCGGTATGACCCGGCTCGCCCTGGATCAGCAGACCGATCCCTCGCAACGCAAGCTGCTGCAAACGGTGAAGAACTCGGCGGACAGTCTGCTGGGTATTCTCAACGATATTCTCGATTTTTCCAAGATTGAGGCTGGGCAGTTTCTATTAACCAAGAAATCCTTTCTTCTTCGCCAGGTGTTGGAGACCGTCCTCTCCACCATGCATGTACCGGCGGTGGAAAAGGGGCTGAAGATTGAACTGGTCGAAGAGAAGAACTTGCCCAAGGTCCTTGTCGGGGATGATTTGCGTTTGCGGCAGATTTTCTTCAATTTGGTGGGCAATGCCGTCAAGTTTACCGACCAGGGGACGATCACCATTCGACTTGAAGAGCTGACAAGTGAAGCGACGCCCGGCTGGTGCATGCTGCACGCGAGCGTCACCGATACCGGTATCGGCATCGAGCCGGAAAAACAGGAAAAGATCTTCAACACCTTTGAACAGGCCGATGGTTCCTATGTGCGCAAATACGGAGGCACCGGTCTGGGCCTGACCATCAGTCGACAGCTGGCGGAGATGATGGGCGGGAATATGTGGGTGGAGAGCGTTCCCGGCGAGGGCAGCACCTTCCACTTTACCCTGAAAATGGAATTGGGGGAGGAGGGACAGCTTGAGGAGGAACTGGCGGACATTGCTGGCAAGGTGCAGCGGATCGTCGGCTTGCGCATTCTGGTGGTGGATGACAACGAGGTCAATCGTGATCTTGCCCGGATGGTTCTTGAGCGTGATCACAAGGTCGAGGTTGCGGACAATGGCCTGGGGGCCCTGCACAAGTTGGCTGCGGGCCTAGGGGTTGACGTGGTCTTGATGGATGTGCAGATGCCGGTGATGGATGGTTTGACCGCCACCCAGATCATCCGTGCCATGGAACAGGGGGAGACGAGTGTCGTTTCTTTGGACGAGAACCTGGAGGCCGGCCTGAGGGAGCGTCTCAACGGAGGACACCTGCCGATTATCGCGATGACGGCACATGCCATGGGCGGCGATCAGGATATGTGCCTCAAGGCGGGTATGGATGAATATGTCACTAAACCCTTTAATCCCGAACAGTTACTCGCGGCGCTGATGTCGCTCAAGGACCTGAAGGCGGGCACCTGGTGCCTCCTTGCAGAACAACCGCCCGGCCAATCTCCCGTGGAGGCCGTGCAGGAGGGGGAAGAACCGGCCACCGTGGGACAGGTTCGCTCGTACCTCCATGCTTCAGCCCATTTTTCCCTGGAACAGGTGGAACGCTTGCTCACCACCTCGCGAAAGAGTGTCACCAAACTGCTCCAGACCAGCCAAGACGCGCTAGCACATGGCGATTTTCAGGAGTTGGGCCTGGCAGCGCACACGATCAAGGGGACCTTGCTCCAGTGTGGCCTCAGCGGATGGGCCAAACGGGCGCAGCATCTGTTTGAGTTGGCCAAGCAGGAGGCGAACGAGGCGGCGTCCGTTGAGCTGGCGTATCTGCAGGAGGGAATAGGCAATTTGGTTATTGCTGCGGAGGGTGAGCAGGAAAACGCGGCTGCCAAGGCATCGGAGGACGTTCAGCCGCGGAGAGAGGCTCGGGCCCGGATTTTGGTGATGGAAGACGAAGAGGTCATCCGCGAGGTCGTCTGTGGCATGTTCCAGTATCTGGGCTGTGTCTGTGATCTGGCCGTCAACGGCCAGGAGGGCGTGGAGTTGTATGCCGAGTCGGTAGGGGAGGGACATCCCTACGATCTGGTCATGACCGATCTGCAGGTGAGTGATGGGATGGGAGGGCTGGATATGGCCCAACACATTTTGGAGCTCGACCCCCAGGCCCGACTGTTTGTCAGCAGTGCCGATGCCCAGGATCGGGTTATGCGAGAGTATCGCGAGTACGGCTTTTTAGGGAAGGTGAAAAAACCGTACTCGGTGCAGAATCTTGCCGCAATGCTTGAGGATCTGTTGGATAAACCGCAATAA
- a CDS encoding YfiR family protein, whose product MAGLICCWSAPISRAEQADVEYKVKAAFLLNFARFVTWPAAAERSGPFSLCIVGGDPFGDALSGIEAKKVGGKNVQLRFPAANAKELGQCQMLFVSKSEAANIAKIFKMIDGKSVVTVSDVPGFSDAGGIFEFKDQRGRLSFMVNNSKAKAQGLNISSSLLNLAVDVL is encoded by the coding sequence GTGGCTGGGTTGATCTGTTGCTGGAGTGCGCCAATCTCCAGGGCGGAGCAGGCGGATGTTGAGTACAAGGTCAAGGCAGCGTTCTTGCTCAACTTTGCCCGGTTTGTTACCTGGCCCGCGGCTGCGGAACGCTCAGGACCGTTTTCCTTGTGCATTGTCGGTGGTGATCCCTTCGGCGATGCGCTGAGCGGAATTGAAGCCAAGAAGGTCGGGGGCAAAAACGTGCAGCTTCGTTTTCCTGCAGCCAACGCCAAGGAGTTGGGGCAGTGCCAGATGTTGTTTGTCAGCAAGTCGGAGGCGGCTAATATTGCAAAAATTTTCAAGATGATCGACGGCAAATCAGTGGTGACGGTCAGTGATGTTCCAGGATTTAGCGATGCAGGCGGGATCTTTGAATTCAAGGACCAACGCGGCCGCCTCTCCTTTATGGTCAACAACTCGAAAGCAAAGGCCCAAGGGCTGAATATCAGTTCTTCCTTGCTCAATTTGGCGGTTGACGTACTGTAA
- a CDS encoding histidine triad nucleotide-binding protein yields the protein MPDNCLFCKIIRGEIPAAKLYEDEDILAFRDIAPQAPVHFLVIPKKHISGPTGVNAEDEQVVGKMMRVGSELAHKENIPHFRVVFNNGAQAGQTVFHLHMHVLGGRDMTWPPG from the coding sequence ATGCCTGACAATTGCCTGTTTTGCAAAATTATCCGCGGAGAGATCCCTGCGGCCAAACTCTATGAGGACGAAGATATTCTCGCCTTTCGCGACATCGCCCCCCAGGCGCCGGTCCATTTTCTGGTCATCCCCAAAAAACACATCAGCGGGCCAACGGGAGTCAACGCGGAAGACGAGCAGGTGGTAGGAAAAATGATGCGGGTGGGCAGTGAACTCGCCCACAAAGAAAACATTCCCCACTTTCGAGTGGTTTTCAATAACGGTGCCCAGGCTGGGCAGACGGTGTTCCATCTGCACATGCATGTCCTCGGCGGCCGCGACATGACCTGGCCTCCAGGCTGA
- a CDS encoding DEAD/DEAH box helicase — MADSPKVQQIPLILEVSHECRLIGADDQVLAALRRELTIDNPKYQAAKQFGRWIGKQLKPQLFFFREEAGALVFPRGFGNQAVRICRQFTGSAPLVQDKRCVSAEIELRFQGELRPYQQQAVDAVTSRSFGVLEAGTGSGKTIMALAVIAHRRQPTLILVHSKELMYQWQERIRTFLGMEAGLAGDGRLQIEQLTVAIVNTAKKHLATLPPQFGQIVVDECHRVPASLFTEVVAAFDCRYMLGLSATAFRREDGMTRLIYMTMGERVHRVDSRVLETSGAVLRPKFDQRSTGFFYAYQGEYATLIKALTKDRGRNLQIVEDVCARLASEHAGTVLVVSDRVEHCQTLAESLLSRSVPVAVLSGRTPPEERFRVVSDVRENRVQVLVSTLQLIGEGFDCPGLSTLVLATPIKFEGRLLQVVGRIMRPAEGKQPLVIDYVDEQIPVLRRSAASRKSVFFTW; from the coding sequence ATGGCTGATTCCCCCAAAGTGCAGCAGATTCCGTTGATCCTCGAGGTCAGCCATGAGTGCCGGCTCATCGGGGCCGACGACCAGGTGCTGGCCGCCCTCCGCCGGGAACTCACCATCGACAATCCGAAATATCAGGCAGCCAAACAGTTCGGCCGCTGGATCGGCAAACAGCTGAAACCTCAGCTGTTCTTTTTTCGCGAGGAGGCGGGAGCCCTTGTCTTTCCCCGCGGATTCGGCAACCAGGCGGTGCGGATTTGCCGCCAGTTCACGGGCAGTGCGCCTCTTGTACAGGATAAGAGGTGCGTCTCTGCTGAGATTGAGTTGCGCTTTCAGGGGGAACTCCGTCCCTACCAGCAGCAGGCCGTCGATGCGGTGACCAGTCGTTCCTTTGGGGTGTTGGAGGCCGGAACAGGTTCGGGCAAGACAATCATGGCCCTGGCAGTCATTGCCCATCGTCGCCAGCCAACGCTTATTTTGGTGCACTCCAAGGAGCTGATGTACCAGTGGCAGGAGCGTATCCGCACCTTTCTCGGCATGGAGGCCGGTTTGGCCGGAGACGGTCGCCTCCAGATTGAACAGCTGACCGTGGCCATTGTCAACACGGCCAAAAAACACCTGGCCACCCTGCCGCCCCAATTTGGTCAGATTGTGGTCGATGAATGTCATCGGGTGCCGGCATCGCTGTTCACCGAGGTGGTTGCCGCCTTTGACTGCCGCTACATGCTGGGATTGTCGGCCACAGCCTTTCGCCGGGAAGACGGCATGACCCGCCTGATCTACATGACCATGGGGGAACGGGTCCATAGGGTGGACAGTCGAGTCCTGGAGACCAGCGGCGCGGTGCTGCGGCCGAAATTTGACCAGCGGTCCACTGGATTTTTCTATGCCTATCAAGGTGAATACGCTACCCTGATCAAGGCACTCACCAAAGACAGGGGCCGCAACCTGCAGATCGTCGAGGATGTCTGCGCTCGGCTCGCATCGGAGCATGCGGGTACGGTCCTGGTGGTCTCGGATCGGGTGGAACACTGCCAGACACTGGCCGAATCGTTGCTGTCCCGTTCGGTCCCGGTGGCTGTCCTCTCCGGGCGGACACCGCCGGAGGAGAGGTTTCGTGTTGTCAGCGATGTGCGTGAAAACAGGGTGCAGGTGCTGGTGTCCACCCTGCAGCTTATCGGCGAGGGGTTTGACTGTCCCGGCCTGTCCACCCTGGTCCTGGCCACGCCGATCAAATTCGAGGGGCGGCTCTTGCAGGTCGTGGGGAGAATCATGCGTCCGGCCGAGGGCAAGCAGCCCTTGGTCATCGATTATGTTGACGAACAGATACCGGTGCTGCGTCGTTCCGCGGCCAGTCGCAAATCCGTGTTTTTTACCTGGTGA
- a CDS encoding TonB-dependent receptor produces MENRPIALIWGTLLALAVAAFPGSDAVAASEVNEYLEMDISQLMNIMVTSASKRAQSLSDVPAAIFVITQEDIRRSGVTSIPEALAMAPGIQVNRINGYRWSVASRGFPGFNSTKLLILIDERSLYSPGYSGTFWDSQNTMLEDVDRIEVIRGPGGTVWGANAVNGIINIITKSAKETQGALVRVGMGSQGMFTSAARYGAKLGEESYGRFYLSYDDYPSNTLLRPDITTGSLDASDNWRRAQGGFRIEGKANDRAEWTVQGDLLRNKEENLVSPNWLAHAPYLSSLYDNATVTRSNLLGRWHQDMGQGRALTLQSYIDLSSYDMEKDRFKQVFNSFDLDLQYETPLGSRQNLVLGTGFRQTEIDFTSVEMLEFPDRNDSLYSAFLQDEITLFPDTLWLTLGSKYEHNEYSGSEWQPSAKLLWKPKPRHSLWGSVSRAVRTPTLLEQEGRITMGTYSTPWGDGRASLLALSPLVVRAEVNEFLDLDLAQLVNITVTSVAKREQSLSDAAAAVFVITQEDIRRSGVTTIADALAMAPGIQVAKISASKWSVSSRGFTGFMSNKQLVLIDGRSVYSPLYSGVFWDSQNVMLEDVERIEVIRGPGGTVWGANAVNGVINIITKRAEDTQGTLVRVGVGDQEPLSTAARYGGKISGTAYGRFYVMYNAHGANELSATGEDAGDDWQPLQSGFRIDGKPGTGKEWTLQGDIYRNRGNQIDNPYWVDTAPYMLSIKDDIDVQGGNLLGRWRQELSGDSALTIQAYFDNTKRDETLWQWQYDTIDLDLQYETRLGQRQRVTAGVGYRSVGGEGEPSFQISFPHRNDELYSVFLQDEINLVQDRLWLTLGSKFENNDYTGDEWQPSARLLYKPVKNHSLWASVSRAVVNPTVLEQQGRVTLGVVPIPPSYTSTTWVGFVGSPSVGSEELIAYEVGYRWQASPQLSFDLALFFNDYDELFTMVQESPLDGQLFWANGVDGTSHGVELSADWKAASWLSFNLAYSYLDPDFSPKGGVTVDVTSERYNEGSAQHQVSLRSSIELAENWRFNLWGPYVDGVSS; encoded by the coding sequence ATGGAAAATAGACCGATAGCCCTCATCTGGGGAACACTCCTCGCCTTGGCTGTGGCCGCTTTCCCGGGTTCGGATGCGGTGGCAGCGTCTGAGGTCAACGAGTACCTCGAGATGGACATCTCCCAGTTGATGAACATCATGGTCACCTCCGCCTCCAAACGGGCGCAGAGTCTCTCCGATGTTCCGGCGGCCATTTTTGTGATCACCCAGGAAGATATTCGCCGTTCCGGAGTCACTTCCATTCCCGAGGCGCTTGCCATGGCCCCGGGGATTCAGGTCAACCGCATTAACGGCTATCGCTGGTCGGTTGCCTCCCGCGGTTTTCCCGGTTTCAACTCCACCAAGCTCCTCATTCTGATCGACGAACGCTCTCTCTATTCCCCCGGATACAGCGGCACCTTCTGGGATTCGCAGAACACCATGCTCGAGGATGTCGACCGGATCGAGGTGATCCGCGGCCCGGGAGGCACAGTCTGGGGGGCCAACGCGGTCAATGGCATCATCAACATCATCACCAAGAGCGCCAAGGAGACCCAGGGCGCCCTGGTACGGGTAGGGATGGGCAGCCAGGGAATGTTCACCAGTGCCGCCCGTTACGGCGCCAAGCTTGGTGAAGAGAGCTATGGCCGTTTCTACCTTTCCTACGACGATTATCCCAGCAACACCCTGCTCAGGCCGGACATCACAACCGGCAGCCTTGATGCCTCTGACAACTGGCGTCGGGCCCAGGGTGGTTTTCGCATAGAAGGCAAGGCCAACGACCGGGCCGAGTGGACCGTGCAGGGCGATCTGTTGCGCAACAAGGAAGAAAACCTGGTTTCTCCCAACTGGCTCGCACACGCCCCCTATCTCAGTTCCTTGTATGACAACGCAACCGTGACTCGGAGCAATCTGCTCGGCCGCTGGCATCAGGATATGGGGCAGGGGAGGGCCTTGACCCTGCAGAGTTATATCGATCTGAGCAGTTACGACATGGAAAAAGATCGATTCAAGCAGGTGTTCAACTCCTTTGATCTGGATCTGCAATATGAAACGCCCCTGGGATCACGGCAGAACCTGGTCCTCGGCACTGGTTTTCGTCAGACCGAAATCGATTTCACCTCCGTTGAGATGCTCGAGTTTCCCGATCGGAATGACAGCCTGTACAGCGCCTTTCTGCAGGACGAGATCACGCTTTTCCCTGACACCCTGTGGCTGACCCTGGGCAGCAAGTACGAACACAACGAGTACAGCGGCAGCGAATGGCAGCCCAGCGCCAAGCTGTTGTGGAAACCCAAGCCCCGGCATTCCCTTTGGGGATCTGTATCGCGGGCTGTGCGCACACCAACCCTGCTGGAGCAGGAGGGGCGTATCACCATGGGGACGTACTCTACCCCCTGGGGGGACGGCAGGGCATCTCTGCTCGCCCTCTCTCCGCTTGTGGTGCGGGCCGAGGTCAACGAGTTTCTCGATCTAGATCTTGCCCAACTGGTCAACATCACCGTCACTTCGGTGGCCAAGCGGGAACAATCGTTGTCCGATGCCGCAGCGGCGGTTTTTGTCATCACCCAGGAGGATATCCGTCGCTCCGGCGTGACCACCATCGCGGATGCCTTGGCCATGGCACCGGGCATTCAGGTGGCCAAGATCAGCGCCTCCAAGTGGTCGGTCTCTTCCCGTGGCTTTACCGGATTTATGTCCAACAAGCAGTTGGTCCTGATTGACGGTCGCTCCGTCTATTCCCCCCTCTACAGTGGCGTGTTCTGGGATTCGCAGAATGTCATGCTGGAGGATGTCGAACGGATCGAGGTCATTCGCGGACCGGGAGGCACGGTCTGGGGGGCCAATGCGGTCAACGGCGTGATCAACATCATTACCAAGAGGGCCGAGGACACCCAGGGTACTCTGGTGCGCGTGGGGGTGGGCGACCAGGAGCCTCTGAGCACAGCTGCCCGTTATGGGGGCAAGATCAGTGGAACCGCCTATGGCCGCTTTTATGTGATGTACAACGCTCATGGCGCCAACGAACTCTCCGCGACCGGTGAGGATGCCGGGGATGACTGGCAACCGCTCCAGTCGGGATTTCGAATCGACGGTAAACCAGGAACCGGGAAAGAGTGGACCCTGCAGGGGGATATATATCGTAATCGCGGCAATCAGATCGATAATCCCTATTGGGTCGACACTGCGCCGTACATGCTGAGCATCAAGGATGATATCGATGTCCAGGGGGGGAATCTGCTCGGCCGGTGGCGTCAGGAACTCTCCGGGGACAGCGCTTTGACCATCCAAGCCTATTTCGACAACACCAAACGCGATGAGACCCTGTGGCAATGGCAGTACGATACCATTGATCTTGATCTACAGTATGAAACCAGGCTGGGACAACGGCAACGGGTGACTGCGGGTGTCGGCTACCGCTCGGTTGGTGGCGAGGGGGAACCCAGTTTTCAAATCTCGTTCCCTCATCGCAACGATGAACTGTACAGTGTCTTTCTCCAGGATGAGATCAACCTGGTGCAGGACCGGCTCTGGTTGACCCTGGGCAGCAAGTTTGAGAACAACGACTACACCGGCGATGAATGGCAACCCAGCGCCCGCCTGCTCTATAAGCCGGTCAAAAATCATTCGCTGTGGGCATCGGTTTCGCGTGCCGTTGTCAATCCCACCGTTCTTGAGCAGCAGGGGCGGGTGACCTTGGGCGTTGTTCCCATTCCGCCGAGCTATACCTCCACCACCTGGGTTGGATTTGTGGGCTCGCCTTCGGTCGGTTCTGAAGAGCTGATTGCCTATGAGGTCGGTTATCGCTGGCAGGCAAGCCCTCAGCTTTCCTTTGACCTGGCCCTGTTTTTTAACGACTATGACGAGTTGTTCACCATGGTCCAGGAGTCTCCCCTTGATGGCCAACTCTTCTGGGCCAATGGTGTCGACGGCACCAGTCATGGAGTGGAACTGTCGGCCGACTGGAAGGCCGCTTCCTGGCTCTCCTTCAACCTGGCCTATTCCTACCTGGACCCGGATTTTTCACCCAAGGGGGGAGTGACCGTCGATGTCACGAGTGAGCGCTACAACGAAGGCAGCGCCCAGCATCAGGTCTCCCTGCGCAGTTCCATTGAGCTTGCCGAAAACTGGCGCTTCAATCTCTGGGGCCCCTATGTGGACGGTGTCTCCTCCTAG
- a CDS encoding TonB-dependent receptor, producing MTFRKIQTLTTATLVLCMGGAEVAGAATAGNEYFDLDITQLMNITVTSVAKRDQRLADAPAAVFVITQEDIRRSGVTNIADALAMAPGIQVAQISASKWSVSSRGFAGYTSNKLLVLIDGRSVYSPAYSGVFWDAQNVMLEDIDRIEVVRGPGGTLWGANAVNGVINILTKKAQETEGGLVRTSLGAEGALSTAGRYGGKISENTFARFYASYDKFGGERLSSSETDSNDDWQRKQTGFRMDGQPGSASTWTLQGDLYQNEGNQWVYPYYTSASATPVWLDDDWDSKGGNILGRWRQEFSGDQALTFKAYYDYNKRSDAVYNLEFKTLDLDLQYEARPGQRQILTMGAGYRSIHGKFDETYQVSLPGRSDNLYSAFFQDEINLVADRLWLTLGTKYEHNDYTGSEWQPNAKLLWKPKENHSLWASAARAVRTPSIVEQYGRVLMGRYQLFPTAITDLNFVGNEDFDSEIVNAYEFGYRWQATKKLSFDLALFYNDYDEIYTISPDYSGFPLAINNYFVNAQSGDGKGFELAVDWQAASWLSFALAYAYLETDLTTEAWVGTQAGSDWVAKSAPQNQVSLRSSIALAEDWRLNLWLRYVDQISCRNSANLLGDPVKIDDYVVFNANIIWTPSKNMEFMLAGQNLTDSGQLRYLSEYQTPATEVERMVYGKFTWRF from the coding sequence ATGACCTTTCGAAAAATACAGACACTCACCACGGCCACACTGGTGCTCTGCATGGGAGGAGCCGAGGTGGCCGGGGCGGCAACGGCAGGCAACGAATATTTTGATCTGGATATTACCCAGCTGATGAATATCACCGTGACCTCGGTGGCCAAGCGTGACCAGCGGCTGGCCGATGCGCCGGCTGCGGTGTTCGTCATTACCCAGGAAGATATCCGGCGATCCGGGGTGACGAATATCGCCGACGCCCTGGCCATGGCACCGGGCATTCAGGTGGCGCAGATCTCCGCCTCCAAGTGGTCGGTCTCCTCCCGGGGGTTTGCCGGTTATACCTCCAACAAACTGCTGGTCCTTATCGATGGCCGTTCGGTCTATTCTCCAGCCTACAGTGGGGTGTTCTGGGATGCGCAGAATGTCATGCTCGAGGATATCGACCGGATCGAGGTCGTTCGCGGCCCCGGAGGAACGCTTTGGGGGGCCAATGCAGTCAACGGCGTGATCAATATCCTCACCAAAAAGGCGCAGGAGACCGAGGGCGGATTGGTTCGGACCAGTTTGGGGGCCGAGGGGGCATTGTCAACGGCCGGTCGCTACGGTGGTAAGATCTCCGAGAACACCTTTGCCCGTTTTTACGCGAGTTATGACAAGTTCGGCGGTGAACGTTTGAGCTCCAGCGAAACGGACAGCAACGACGACTGGCAGCGCAAACAGACGGGCTTCCGGATGGATGGGCAACCTGGCAGTGCAAGCACGTGGACCCTGCAGGGCGATCTCTACCAAAACGAGGGAAATCAGTGGGTCTACCCCTACTATACGAGTGCCTCCGCGACTCCTGTATGGCTCGATGACGACTGGGACAGCAAGGGAGGGAATATTCTCGGACGTTGGCGGCAGGAGTTCAGCGGTGATCAGGCGCTCACCTTCAAGGCCTACTATGATTACAACAAACGGAGCGATGCGGTCTACAACCTTGAGTTTAAGACCCTCGATCTTGATCTCCAATATGAAGCCAGGCCGGGGCAGCGGCAGATCCTGACCATGGGCGCGGGATACCGGTCCATACACGGAAAATTTGATGAGACCTATCAGGTGAGCCTGCCCGGCCGCAGTGATAACCTGTACAGTGCCTTTTTTCAGGACGAAATCAACCTTGTGGCCGATCGTCTTTGGTTGACCTTGGGGACAAAGTACGAGCACAACGACTATACCGGCAGTGAATGGCAGCCAAACGCCAAGCTCTTGTGGAAACCCAAGGAGAATCACTCCCTGTGGGCATCGGCGGCCCGTGCGGTGCGCACCCCATCCATTGTCGAACAGTATGGCCGGGTGCTCATGGGACGATATCAGTTATTTCCAACTGCTATCACGGATCTGAACTTTGTCGGCAATGAGGACTTCGACTCCGAGATTGTCAATGCCTACGAATTTGGCTACCGTTGGCAGGCCACCAAAAAACTCTCTTTTGATCTGGCCCTGTTTTATAATGATTACGATGAGATTTACACGATCAGCCCCGACTACAGCGGTTTCCCCCTTGCGATCAACAATTATTTTGTCAATGCGCAATCGGGCGATGGCAAGGGCTTTGAGCTTGCGGTCGACTGGCAGGCCGCTTCTTGGCTTTCTTTTGCCCTGGCCTACGCCTATCTGGAGACCGATTTGACCACCGAGGCCTGGGTTGGTACCCAGGCAGGAAGTGATTGGGTGGCCAAATCCGCGCCACAAAATCAGGTTTCGCTGCGTTCCTCGATCGCCCTTGCTGAAGATTGGCGACTCAACCTCTGGTTGCGCTATGTGGATCAGATCTCCTGTCGCAACTCAGCCAACCTCCTGGGGGATCCTGTAAAGATTGATGACTACGTCGTGTTCAACGCCAATATCATTTGGACCCCAAGCAAAAATATGGAATTCATGCTGGCCGGCCAGAATCTCACCGACAGCGGGCAGTTACGCTATTTGTCGGAATATCAGACTCCGGCCACGGAAGTCGAACGCATGGTTTATGGCAAGTTTACCTGGCGGTTTTAA